Proteins encoded within one genomic window of Amycolatopsis sp. 2-15:
- the dnaJ gene encoding molecular chaperone DnaJ gives MARDYYGILGVAKNASDQEIKRAYRKLARELHPDVNPSEDAQHKFGEVTTAYEVLSDPQKRKIVDLGGDPMDSGARGGGGGDPFAGFGGLGDIMDAFFGAAGGGGGGRGRGPRSRVQPGSDALIRLALTLEECATGADREITVDTAVVCDLCRGAGTAEGTTTKTCDTCGGAGEVQSVQRSFLGQVVTARPCPVCRGFGEVIPDPCRQCGGDGRIRARRNVTAKIPPGVGDGMRIRLSGQGEVGPGGGPAGDLYVEIDELPHEVFVREGNELHCNFRIPMTTAALGATVPISTLVDGDYELDVEPGTQPNTELVLTGKGMPRLRSSGRVDGRGDLHVHIDVVVPTKLDEAQRDLLVELAQQRGEEVPTLASNGSKHGGLFSKLRTKHR, from the coding sequence GTGGCGAGGGACTACTACGGGATCCTCGGGGTGGCCAAGAACGCGTCGGATCAGGAGATCAAGCGCGCGTACCGCAAGCTGGCCCGTGAGCTGCACCCCGACGTGAACCCGTCGGAGGACGCGCAGCACAAGTTCGGCGAGGTGACCACCGCCTACGAGGTGCTCTCCGACCCGCAGAAGCGCAAGATCGTCGACCTCGGCGGCGACCCGATGGATTCGGGCGCGCGCGGCGGTGGTGGCGGCGACCCGTTCGCCGGCTTCGGCGGGCTCGGCGACATCATGGACGCGTTCTTCGGCGCCGCCGGCGGTGGTGGCGGAGGCCGCGGCCGGGGACCGCGCAGCCGCGTGCAGCCGGGCTCCGATGCGCTGATCCGCCTCGCGCTCACGCTCGAGGAGTGCGCCACCGGCGCCGACCGCGAGATCACCGTCGACACGGCCGTGGTCTGCGACCTGTGCCGAGGCGCGGGCACCGCGGAGGGCACCACCACCAAGACGTGCGACACCTGCGGTGGCGCCGGTGAGGTGCAGTCGGTGCAGCGCTCGTTCCTCGGCCAGGTCGTCACGGCCCGCCCGTGCCCGGTCTGCCGTGGTTTCGGCGAGGTCATCCCCGACCCGTGCCGCCAGTGCGGCGGCGACGGGCGCATCCGCGCGCGCCGCAACGTCACGGCGAAGATCCCGCCGGGCGTCGGTGACGGCATGCGTATCCGGCTCTCCGGCCAGGGTGAGGTCGGCCCCGGCGGCGGCCCCGCGGGCGACCTGTACGTGGAGATCGACGAGCTGCCCCACGAGGTGTTCGTGCGCGAGGGCAACGAGCTGCACTGCAACTTCCGCATCCCGATGACCACGGCGGCGCTCGGCGCGACCGTGCCGATCAGCACGCTCGTCGACGGCGACTACGAGCTCGACGTCGAGCCCGGCACCCAGCCCAACACCGAGCTCGTGCTCACCGGCAAGGGCATGCCGCGGCTGCGCTCCTCCGGGCGCGTCGACGGCCGCGGTGACCTCCACGTGCACATCGACGTGGTGGTGCCGACCAAGCTCGACGAGGCGCAGCGCGACCTGCTCGTGGAGCTGGCCCAGCAGCGCGGCGAAGAGGTGCCCACGCTGGCGTCCAACGGCAGCAAGCACGGCGGCCTGTTCTCCAAGCTGCGCACGAAGCACCGCTGA
- a CDS encoding WXG100 family type VII secretion target, which produces MTETQENPLVATTEPTSGLMTQMGSSSNELDNLNAQYAGSGIFSDAASSITDFRNGDWLNFGMDVATDGLDLLGMAMDPLGSLASAGVGWLIEHISFLKEGLDKLAGNPEEITAKAVTWTNISKQLSASADQYEQAAAKVAPDFQGSGGQAYQKSAQGYVAVLRGAAGQATGASGAMNVAGALVGTERGLIRDMISSFVGELIIKALAALAASWCTFGGTIAAFIADTLVEGGILAEKISSRIAQVVAKLDKLAESAGKAKGAIEEASKALQKLGKVADKISDKSLDAAVNLEKKGGELKDAAHAKTAAERAEGWKEGTADKLFPKTESETKFGEKYSEDGRSFLKPSEWGKGDGVPDWKDADTLGVGTEARRQANEQADRYHEGSEAYEEEHKEESEGGEGEKAGAPEGGSEEKPE; this is translated from the coding sequence ATGACCGAGACGCAGGAGAACCCGCTGGTCGCGACCACGGAGCCGACGAGCGGGCTCATGACCCAGATGGGTTCGTCGAGCAACGAGTTGGACAACCTCAACGCTCAGTACGCGGGCAGCGGCATCTTCAGCGACGCGGCCTCGTCGATCACCGATTTTCGCAACGGTGACTGGCTCAACTTCGGCATGGACGTCGCCACCGACGGTCTCGACCTGCTGGGTATGGCGATGGACCCGCTCGGCTCGCTGGCGAGCGCCGGGGTCGGCTGGCTGATCGAACACATCAGCTTCCTCAAGGAGGGCCTCGACAAGCTCGCGGGTAACCCCGAGGAGATCACCGCCAAGGCCGTGACCTGGACGAACATCTCCAAGCAGCTCTCGGCGAGCGCGGACCAGTACGAGCAGGCCGCCGCGAAAGTGGCACCCGACTTCCAGGGCTCGGGTGGCCAGGCCTACCAGAAGTCGGCGCAGGGTTACGTCGCGGTCCTTCGAGGCGCCGCAGGGCAGGCCACGGGCGCCTCGGGCGCGATGAACGTCGCGGGCGCGCTCGTCGGTACCGAACGCGGGCTGATCCGCGACATGATCTCGTCGTTCGTCGGCGAACTGATCATCAAGGCGCTAGCCGCCCTCGCCGCGTCGTGGTGCACGTTCGGCGGCACGATCGCCGCCTTCATCGCCGACACTCTCGTCGAGGGCGGCATCCTCGCGGAGAAGATCAGCAGCCGGATCGCGCAGGTCGTCGCGAAGCTCGACAAGCTCGCCGAGAGCGCCGGCAAGGCCAAGGGCGCCATCGAGGAAGCGTCCAAGGCGCTCCAGAAGCTCGGCAAGGTCGCCGACAAGATCTCCGACAAGAGCCTCGACGCCGCGGTGAACCTCGAGAAGAAGGGCGGCGAACTCAAGGACGCCGCCCACGCCAAGACTGCCGCCGAACGCGCGGAGGGGTGGAAGGAAGGCACGGCGGACAAGCTCTTCCCGAAGACCGAGAGCGAAACGAAGTTCGGTGAGAAGTACTCCGAAGACGGCCGCAGCTTCCTCAAGCCCTCGGAGTGGGGGAAGGGCGACGGGGTTCCGGATTGGAAGGACGCGGACACTCTCGGCGTCGGCACCGAAGCACGTCGGCAGGCGAACGAGCAAGCCGATCGCTACCACGAAGGATCCGAAGCCTACGAGGAAGAACACAAGGAAGAGTCCGAAGGCGGCGAAGGCGAGAAGGCCGGCGCGCCCGAAGGCGGCAGCGAGGAAAAGCCCGAGTGA
- a CDS encoding YbaB/EbfC family nucleoid-associated protein: MDPQEPRAVVDNNGRAPEIAEIGQRAAEAQERLKRVAATATSNDGAVTVTVNTSGALQQLSFGPRADEISRSALAAAVVATAHRAQAQAAQQLHAIMAPLIGENSDAMKFLDEQIPTPEVPEETPAQPETRQFFNRDEDGGAPPPAPPRPPAPPAPPAPPARPSRPARPPADPSDDDDYYNGGSILGRGY, translated from the coding sequence GTGGATCCCCAAGAGCCGAGGGCAGTCGTGGACAATAACGGGCGCGCACCCGAAATCGCCGAAATCGGACAGCGAGCCGCGGAGGCCCAGGAGCGCCTCAAGCGCGTCGCCGCCACGGCGACGAGCAACGACGGCGCGGTCACCGTCACCGTGAACACGAGCGGAGCCCTGCAGCAGCTCAGCTTCGGCCCCCGCGCCGACGAGATCAGCCGCAGCGCGCTCGCCGCCGCCGTCGTCGCCACGGCGCACCGCGCCCAGGCCCAGGCGGCCCAGCAACTGCACGCCATCATGGCCCCGCTCATCGGCGAAAACAGCGACGCGATGAAATTCCTCGACGAGCAGATTCCCACCCCGGAAGTGCCCGAGGAGACGCCGGCGCAGCCGGAAACGCGACAATTCTTCAATCGGGATGAGGATGGTGGAGCACCGCCGCCTGCTCCGCCTCGGCCGCCGGCTCCTCCGGCCCCGCCCGCGCCCCCGGCCCGGCCTTCGCGCCCGGCCCGGCCCCCGGCCGACCCCTCCGATGACGACGACTACTACAACGGCGGCTCGATCCTGGGGAGGGGCTACTGA
- a CDS encoding CoA-acylating methylmalonate-semialdehyde dehydrogenase, whose translation MTDRISHWIDGKPYTGAAGRTGDVYDPATGEVRAKVDFAGQAEVDQAVAAAAAALPGWRGTSLAGRTRVLFAFRELLSARKHELAKIITSEHGKVESDAAGEISRAIENVEYACGAAQLLKGGFSENASTGVDVYSILQPLGVVGVISPFNFPAMVPLWFVPNALACGNTVVLKPSEKDPSASLFIAELLAEAGLPAGALNVLHGDKAAVDGLLEHRDVKAISFVGSTPIARYVYETGTRHGKRVQALGGAKNHMVVLPDADLDLAADAAVSAGFGSAGERCMAVSVVVAVDPVGDELVAKITERMSRLRVGDGREPESEMGPLVTKAHHERVTSYVDAGVAEGAELVVDGRGIEIDGDGFWLGPTLFDRVGPGMSVYTDEIFGPVLSVARATSFDDALGLVNASPYGNGTAIFTGDGAAARRYQNEVEVGMVGVNVPIPVPVGYYSFGGWKDSLFGDTHAYGPEGFHFFTRTKVVTSRWPDTSHAGVNLGFPKNT comes from the coding sequence GTGACCGACCGCATCAGCCACTGGATCGACGGCAAGCCGTACACCGGCGCGGCCGGGCGCACCGGTGACGTGTACGACCCCGCGACCGGCGAGGTCCGGGCGAAGGTGGACTTCGCGGGCCAGGCCGAGGTCGACCAGGCGGTGGCGGCCGCCGCGGCCGCGTTGCCGGGATGGCGCGGCACGTCGCTGGCCGGGCGCACGCGGGTGCTGTTCGCGTTCCGCGAGCTGCTGTCGGCGCGCAAGCACGAGCTGGCGAAGATCATCACGAGCGAGCACGGCAAGGTCGAGTCCGACGCGGCCGGCGAGATTTCGCGGGCGATCGAGAACGTCGAATACGCGTGCGGCGCCGCGCAGCTGCTCAAGGGCGGTTTCAGCGAGAACGCCTCCACCGGCGTGGACGTGTACTCGATCCTGCAGCCGCTGGGCGTGGTCGGCGTGATCTCGCCGTTCAACTTCCCCGCGATGGTGCCGCTGTGGTTCGTGCCCAACGCGCTGGCGTGCGGCAACACCGTGGTGCTCAAGCCGAGTGAGAAGGACCCGTCGGCGTCGCTGTTCATCGCCGAGCTGCTCGCCGAGGCCGGGCTGCCCGCGGGCGCGCTCAACGTGTTGCACGGCGACAAGGCCGCAGTCGACGGACTGCTGGAACACCGGGACGTGAAGGCGATCTCGTTCGTCGGCTCCACGCCGATCGCGCGCTACGTCTACGAGACGGGCACCCGTCACGGCAAGCGCGTGCAGGCGCTCGGCGGGGCGAAGAACCACATGGTCGTGCTTCCCGACGCAGACCTCGACCTCGCGGCCGACGCCGCCGTGTCGGCCGGGTTCGGGTCCGCGGGGGAGCGGTGCATGGCGGTGTCGGTGGTGGTGGCCGTCGACCCGGTCGGCGACGAGCTGGTCGCGAAGATCACCGAGCGGATGTCCCGGCTGCGCGTCGGCGATGGCCGGGAACCCGAGTCGGAGATGGGTCCGTTGGTGACGAAGGCGCACCACGAGCGGGTGACGTCCTATGTGGACGCCGGCGTCGCCGAAGGTGCCGAGCTCGTGGTGGACGGCCGGGGGATCGAGATCGACGGGGACGGTTTCTGGCTCGGCCCGACGTTGTTCGACCGCGTCGGGCCCGGGATGTCGGTCTACACCGACGAGATCTTCGGCCCCGTGCTCTCCGTGGCGCGCGCGACGAGCTTCGACGACGCGCTCGGCCTGGTCAACGCCAGCCCGTACGGCAACGGCACCGCGATCTTCACCGGCGACGGCGCGGCCGCGCGGCGCTACCAGAACGAGGTGGAGGTGGGCATGGTCGGCGTGAACGTGCCCATCCCGGTGCCGGTCGGGTACTACTCGTTCGGCGGCTGGAAGGACTCGCTCTTCGGCGACACCCACGCGTACGGGCCCGAGGGGTTCCACTTTTTCACGCGCACCAAGGTGGTCACCTCGCGCTGGCCGGACACCTCACACGCCGGGGTGAACCTGGGCTTCCCGAAGAACACCTGA
- a CDS encoding TetR/AcrR family transcriptional regulator, whose translation MTELTRPLSPRSARAHATALAAARALLGEGGLPAATVDAISLRSGVSKATLYKHWPSRTALAAEAFGREMADALPLPSTGDPRADLVEQVRQVSAFYAGAKGEVFAQLLAACVTDPSAAPYFREFFLDGRRAAISVLWQRLVESGLASPTVDAETATDLLFGPLIFRRLTGHAPLTFAEADAISSAALEGLLKRE comes from the coding sequence ATGACTGAGCTGACCCGGCCGCTCTCCCCTCGCAGCGCGCGCGCCCACGCCACCGCCCTGGCAGCGGCGCGCGCCCTGCTGGGCGAGGGCGGCCTCCCCGCCGCGACGGTCGACGCGATCAGCCTGCGCTCCGGCGTCAGCAAGGCGACGCTGTACAAGCACTGGCCCAGCCGCACCGCCCTGGCCGCCGAGGCCTTCGGCCGCGAGATGGCGGACGCCCTTCCTTTGCCTTCTACTGGCGATCCGCGGGCAGACCTGGTCGAGCAGGTGCGACAGGTGAGCGCCTTTTACGCGGGGGCGAAGGGGGAGGTTTTCGCGCAACTGCTCGCCGCGTGCGTGACCGACCCTTCGGCGGCTCCGTACTTTCGTGAGTTCTTTTTGGACGGTCGGCGGGCGGCTATTTCGGTTTTGTGGCAGCGGTTGGTGGAGAGTGGCCTGGCCTCGCCGACGGTGGACGCCGAAACGGCGACGGACCTGTTGTTCGGGCCGTTGATCTTCCGCCGCCTGACGGGGCACGCGCCTTTGACGTTCGCCGAGGCGGACGCGATCTCGTCGGCGGCGCTGGAGGGATTGCTCAAGCGCGAATGA
- a CDS encoding type VII secretion target has translation MAGTQQVNLTALQTHKGEVQDIAGGVHTAADATASGQALNDWAFGIVGQVFALPLQTYLSSATEFIGLVATCADGIADKLQQAHDHYDTNEQNTKDKVNSFGKELPA, from the coding sequence ATGGCAGGCACGCAGCAGGTGAATCTCACGGCGTTGCAGACGCACAAGGGTGAGGTGCAGGACATCGCGGGCGGAGTCCACACCGCCGCCGACGCGACGGCGTCCGGTCAGGCCTTGAACGACTGGGCGTTCGGCATCGTCGGACAGGTGTTCGCTCTCCCGTTGCAGACGTACCTCTCGTCGGCGACGGAGTTCATCGGCCTGGTCGCTACGTGCGCCGACGGCATCGCCGACAAGCTCCAGCAAGCCCACGACCACTACGACACGAACGAACAGAACACGAAGGACAAGGTCAACTCGTTCGGCAAGGAGCTCCCGGCATGA
- a CDS encoding aldo/keto reductase has translation MSAQPAKSSGTFAIGGDLPVVRLGFGAMQLPGPGVWGESRDPEGAVRVLRRAVELGVNLIDTADSYGPFVADLLIREALHPYADDLVIATKAGFTRQGPNQWIPVGRPEYLRQQVELNLRHLGLERIDLLQLHRIDPKVPVADQVGELAAMQTEGKIRHIGLSEVSVEDLVEAQKTATIVSVQNRFNLADRYSEPLLDHVTAAGIAFIPWFPLATGSLAGPDSPLSQVSKEHGASPSQLALAWLLKRSPVMLPIPGTSSVDHLEDNVAAAEIELTDDEFAALSAAASR, from the coding sequence ATGTCAGCACAGCCCGCGAAGTCGTCCGGCACGTTCGCGATCGGCGGGGATCTGCCCGTCGTGCGGCTCGGGTTCGGCGCGATGCAGCTGCCCGGCCCCGGTGTATGGGGCGAGTCGCGTGACCCGGAGGGGGCCGTGCGCGTGCTGCGCAGGGCCGTCGAGCTCGGGGTCAACCTCATCGACACCGCCGACTCGTACGGTCCGTTCGTGGCCGACCTGCTCATCCGCGAGGCCCTCCACCCGTATGCCGACGACCTGGTGATCGCCACCAAGGCCGGCTTCACCCGGCAGGGCCCCAACCAGTGGATCCCCGTCGGCCGGCCCGAGTACCTGCGCCAGCAGGTGGAGCTGAACCTGCGCCACCTCGGCCTCGAGCGCATCGACCTGCTGCAGCTGCACCGCATCGACCCGAAGGTGCCCGTCGCGGACCAGGTCGGGGAGCTCGCCGCGATGCAGACGGAGGGGAAGATCCGGCACATCGGCCTGTCGGAGGTCTCGGTCGAGGATCTCGTCGAGGCCCAGAAGACGGCCACGATCGTCTCGGTGCAGAACCGCTTCAACCTGGCCGACCGGTACTCCGAGCCGTTGCTGGACCACGTAACCGCCGCGGGTATCGCGTTCATCCCGTGGTTCCCGCTGGCCACGGGTTCCCTGGCGGGCCCGGACAGCCCGCTTTCGCAGGTGTCGAAGGAGCACGGCGCGTCGCCTTCCCAGCTCGCGCTGGCGTGGCTGCTCAAGCGTTCGCCGGTGATGCTGCCGATCCCGGGCACGTCCAGCGTCGACCACCTCGAGGACAACGTGGCGGCGGCCGAGATCGAGCTGACCGACGACGAGTTCGCGGCACTGAGCGCGGCGGCTTCTCGATGA
- a CDS encoding PucR family transcriptional regulator yields MYPTVSEVLALPALRQGRPHVVAGSAGLDRSVRWAHVAEVADIAHLLRGGELVLTTGVALPDDGPSLTRYVADLAEVGVAGVVVELVRHWSDRLPNALVEAAEHRGLPLITLSRETRYVAVTEAVNGLIVDAQVAELRAAERVHETFTALTVAGAEPGVVLGEVTRLTEQPVVLETLAHEVLAYDAAGTDPAELLTGWPARSRVVQLGERTGYHANAGWLVTVVGARGHDWGRLVLVCAEPPPHRHRVVAERAASALAVHRLVARDSDTLERLAHRAVVTELLASPAASAELLARASALAVPLTGRRLIGLAVRPRITATTRQSLSTPLLLRELAEATALAARRAKVSALVATDETGVRALLALSPEAHADAVLQRLAADIHEARASAPAVLAVGTTVTGPAEARRTLVEAAQVAAAALTEETERPLHRLRDVRLRGLLHLLADDERVTSFAARELGPLLQRDAASGSRLVQALRHYCAHGGNKSAAAVAAHTSRTAYYQQLARIEQVLGVRLEDPESMLSLYVALLAHDLTGDPTLSGEENSPGRAAQ; encoded by the coding sequence ATGTACCCGACCGTCTCCGAGGTGCTCGCGCTGCCGGCCCTGCGCCAGGGCCGGCCCCACGTCGTGGCGGGCAGCGCCGGGCTCGACCGGTCGGTGCGCTGGGCGCACGTGGCCGAGGTCGCCGACATCGCCCATCTCCTGCGCGGCGGCGAGCTGGTGCTCACCACCGGCGTCGCGCTGCCGGACGATGGCCCGTCGCTGACCCGCTACGTCGCCGACCTCGCCGAGGTGGGCGTGGCCGGCGTGGTCGTGGAGCTCGTCCGGCACTGGAGCGACCGTCTGCCGAACGCCCTGGTCGAGGCGGCCGAGCACCGCGGCCTGCCGCTGATCACACTGTCACGCGAGACCCGCTACGTCGCCGTGACCGAGGCCGTGAACGGGCTGATCGTCGACGCGCAAGTGGCCGAGCTGCGCGCGGCCGAGCGGGTGCACGAGACGTTCACCGCGCTCACCGTCGCGGGCGCGGAGCCCGGGGTGGTGCTCGGCGAGGTCACGCGGCTGACCGAGCAGCCGGTGGTGCTGGAGACGCTGGCCCACGAGGTGCTCGCCTACGACGCGGCCGGCACGGACCCGGCCGAGCTGCTGACGGGCTGGCCGGCGCGCTCGCGCGTGGTGCAGCTCGGCGAACGCACGGGCTACCACGCGAACGCGGGCTGGCTCGTGACGGTGGTCGGCGCCCGCGGCCACGACTGGGGCCGGCTCGTGCTCGTCTGTGCGGAGCCCCCGCCGCACCGCCACCGCGTGGTGGCCGAACGGGCGGCGTCGGCGCTGGCCGTGCACCGGCTGGTGGCCCGCGACTCCGACACGCTGGAACGCCTCGCGCACCGGGCCGTGGTCACGGAGCTGCTGGCTTCGCCGGCGGCGTCGGCGGAACTGCTCGCGCGGGCCTCGGCGCTGGCCGTGCCGCTGACCGGGCGGCGGCTGATCGGCCTCGCGGTGCGCCCGCGCATCACCGCCACCACGCGGCAGTCGCTGTCGACCCCGTTGCTGCTGCGGGAGCTGGCCGAGGCGACGGCGTTGGCGGCGCGCCGGGCGAAGGTATCGGCGCTCGTGGCGACCGACGAGACAGGCGTGCGGGCGTTGCTCGCCCTTTCGCCTGAAGCCCACGCCGATGCCGTGCTGCAGCGGCTGGCCGCCGACATCCACGAAGCCCGCGCGAGCGCGCCCGCCGTGCTCGCCGTCGGCACGACCGTGACCGGGCCCGCCGAGGCCCGGCGGACGCTGGTCGAGGCCGCGCAGGTGGCCGCGGCCGCGTTGACCGAAGAAACCGAACGCCCCCTGCACCGGCTGCGCGACGTGCGGCTGCGCGGCCTGCTGCACCTGCTGGCCGACGACGAGCGCGTGACGTCGTTCGCCGCGCGCGAGCTGGGACCGCTGCTGCAGCGCGACGCCGCTTCGGGCAGCCGGCTGGTGCAGGCGCTGCGGCACTACTGCGCCCACGGCGGCAACAAGTCGGCGGCGGCCGTCGCGGCCCACACCTCGCGCACGGCTTACTACCAGCAGCTGGCGCGGATCGAGCAGGTCCTCGGCGTGCGGCTGGAAGACCCGGAGTCGATGCTGTCGCTCTACGTCGCGCTCCTGGCCCACGACCTGACCGGTGACCCCACCCTTTCGGGGGAGGAAAACTCACCCGGACGTGCAGCACAGTGA
- a CDS encoding SSI family serine proteinase inhibitor gives MVFSSFAPIAACVLGLSGVAAPQLPASTLQLSLHETTGRLSSVSLTCDPAGGSHPKSDAACATLTGADGDIAHIKPRLQRCTMIYAPVDAAAFGTWHGKPVTFHATFSNKCAADAQTSGVFGF, from the coding sequence ATGGTGTTTTCTTCTTTCGCTCCGATCGCCGCGTGTGTGCTCGGCCTCAGTGGTGTCGCGGCCCCGCAGCTGCCCGCGTCCACGCTCCAGCTGAGCCTGCACGAGACGACGGGCCGTCTCAGCTCGGTTTCGCTCACCTGCGACCCGGCCGGCGGCAGCCACCCCAAGTCCGACGCGGCCTGTGCCACCCTCACGGGCGCCGACGGCGACATCGCCCACATCAAGCCGCGGCTGCAGCGCTGCACGATGATCTACGCGCCGGTCGACGCCGCCGCCTTCGGCACGTGGCACGGCAAGCCCGTCACGTTCCACGCCACGTTCTCGAACAAGTGCGCGGCCGACGCCCAGACCTCGGGTGTGTTCGGCTTCTAG
- the hrcA gene encoding heat-inducible transcriptional repressor HrcA: MANTDERRFEVLRAIVADYVSNQEPVGSKTIVERHNLGVSSATVRNDMAALEEEGYITQPHTSAGRIPTDKGYRLFVDKLSEIKPLSAAERRAITSFLDSGTDLDDVLRRSVRLLAQLTRQVAVVQYPMLTNAAVRHLEVVPLTPARLMLVLITDSGRVDQRTVDLGDVLTEENVLRLRTVLNGALAGRRLVEAAVRVAELPEVAPNELRDSLTRICTVLVESLVEHPEERLVLGGTANLTRNVADFPGSLRQVLEALEEQVVVLKLLAAARNPGAVTVLIGEENEDEQMRSTSVVSIGYGRDDMLLGGMGIVGPTRMDYPGTIAAVRAVANYVGQILSGR, from the coding sequence GTGGCGAACACGGACGAGCGTCGCTTCGAGGTGCTGCGCGCGATCGTGGCCGACTACGTCTCGAACCAGGAGCCGGTCGGTTCCAAGACGATCGTCGAGCGGCACAACCTGGGCGTTTCGAGCGCGACCGTGCGTAACGACATGGCCGCGCTCGAGGAAGAGGGGTACATCACCCAGCCGCACACGAGCGCGGGGCGGATCCCCACGGACAAGGGCTACCGGCTGTTCGTGGACAAGCTCTCGGAGATCAAACCGCTCTCGGCGGCCGAGCGGCGGGCGATCACGTCGTTCCTCGACTCGGGCACGGACCTCGACGACGTGCTGCGCCGGTCGGTGCGGCTGCTCGCGCAGCTGACCCGGCAGGTCGCGGTGGTGCAGTACCCGATGCTGACCAACGCGGCGGTGCGCCACCTCGAGGTGGTCCCGCTCACGCCGGCGCGGCTCATGCTCGTGCTCATCACCGACTCGGGCCGGGTGGACCAGCGCACGGTCGACCTCGGCGACGTGCTCACCGAGGAGAACGTGCTGCGCCTGCGGACCGTGCTCAACGGCGCCCTGGCCGGGCGCCGGCTCGTCGAGGCGGCCGTGCGGGTGGCCGAGCTGCCCGAAGTGGCGCCGAACGAGCTGCGCGACAGCCTCACCCGCATCTGCACGGTGCTGGTCGAGTCGCTGGTCGAGCACCCGGAGGAACGCCTGGTGCTGGGCGGCACGGCCAACCTCACCCGCAACGTCGCGGACTTCCCCGGGTCGCTGCGCCAGGTCCTCGAAGCGCTCGAGGAGCAGGTGGTCGTGCTCAAGCTGCTGGCCGCGGCTCGCAACCCCGGTGCGGTGACGGTCCTCATCGGCGAGGAAAATGAAGACGAGCAGATGCGCAGCACCTCGGTCGTGTCGATCGGCTACGGCCGGGACGACATGCTGCTGGGAGGCATGGGCATCGTCGGACCCACCCGGATGGACTACCCGGGCACCATCGCGGCCGTCCGCGCGGTGGCCAACTACGTGGGGCAGATCCTGTCCGGCCGCTGA
- a CDS encoding oxidoreductase — MSVWFVTGASRGFGLEIARAALERGDQVVATAREASAVEKEFPGNPSVLAVALDVTDEAAAAAAVGAALERFGRVDVLVNNAGRGLLGAVEESSDAAVRAVFDANVFGLLSVTRAVLPVLRRQRSGHVVNISSVGGFTTGPGWGVYGATKFAVEALSEALHGELAPLGVHVTVVEPGFFRTDFLDSSSLHRAEGQIADYAVTVGATRATADSRNHAQPGDPAKAASAIVSVVASSSPPLRIQLGADSVARVEAKLDFVRDELSRWRELSVSTDHD; from the coding sequence ATGAGCGTCTGGTTCGTCACCGGCGCGTCTCGGGGTTTCGGCCTCGAGATCGCGCGGGCGGCGCTGGAGCGGGGTGACCAGGTGGTGGCCACCGCGCGTGAGGCGTCGGCCGTGGAGAAGGAGTTTCCGGGCAACCCCTCGGTTTTGGCGGTGGCGCTCGACGTGACCGACGAGGCCGCCGCTGCCGCGGCTGTCGGTGCTGCTTTGGAGCGGTTCGGGCGCGTCGACGTGCTGGTGAACAACGCCGGCCGCGGCCTGCTCGGCGCGGTGGAGGAGTCGTCGGACGCGGCCGTGCGTGCGGTGTTCGACGCCAACGTGTTCGGGCTGCTCTCCGTGACGCGCGCGGTGCTGCCCGTGCTTAGGCGCCAGCGTTCGGGGCACGTGGTCAACATCAGCTCGGTCGGCGGGTTCACGACCGGCCCGGGCTGGGGCGTGTACGGGGCGACGAAGTTCGCCGTCGAGGCGCTTTCCGAGGCACTGCATGGAGAACTGGCGCCGCTCGGCGTGCACGTGACGGTGGTCGAGCCGGGCTTCTTCCGCACGGACTTCCTCGATTCGTCGAGCCTGCACCGGGCCGAGGGCCAGATCGCGGACTACGCTGTTACCGTCGGCGCGACGCGGGCAACGGCGGATTCCCGCAACCACGCCCAGCCAGGCGACCCGGCCAAGGCCGCCTCGGCGATCGTTTCGGTGGTCGCTTCCTCCTCGCCGCCCCTGCGCATCCAGCTGGGCGCCGACTCCGTCGCCCGCGTCGAGGCGAAGCTCGACTTCGTCCGCGACGAACTTTCGCGCTGGCGCGAACTTTCGGTCTCCACGGACCATGACTGA